A genomic stretch from Serratia entomophila includes:
- the pncA gene encoding bifunctional nicotinamidase/pyrazinamidase, with the protein MKKALLLIDLQNDFCPGGALAVADGDATLAVANRAIAACVARGETVIASQDWHPANHRSFAVNSNAQPGTLGQLEGLPQIWWPVHCVQGSPGAEFHADLHQAAIVEVFRKGQNPDIDSYSAFFDNGHRAQTMLDGWLKAQGIERLAIMGLATDYCVKFSVLDACRLGYATQVIVDGCRGVDLQPGDSQRALQAMQQAGAQLVTLSQFIAD; encoded by the coding sequence ATGAAAAAGGCCCTGTTACTGATAGACCTGCAAAACGACTTCTGCCCCGGCGGCGCGCTGGCCGTCGCGGACGGCGACGCCACCCTGGCCGTGGCCAACCGGGCGATCGCCGCCTGCGTGGCGCGCGGCGAAACGGTGATCGCCAGCCAGGATTGGCACCCCGCCAACCATCGCAGCTTTGCGGTCAACTCCAATGCGCAGCCGGGCACCCTGGGCCAACTGGAAGGTCTGCCGCAGATCTGGTGGCCGGTGCATTGCGTGCAGGGGAGTCCCGGGGCCGAGTTTCATGCCGATTTGCATCAGGCGGCCATCGTCGAGGTGTTTCGCAAAGGGCAAAACCCGGACATCGACAGCTACAGCGCCTTCTTCGACAACGGCCATAGGGCGCAAACCATGCTGGACGGCTGGCTGAAAGCGCAGGGCATCGAGCGGCTGGCGATTATGGGGCTGGCGACCGACTACTGCGTGAAGTTCAGCGTGCTGGATGCCTGCCGGTTGGGATACGCAACCCAGGTGATCGTCGACGGCTGCCGCGGCGTCGATTTGCAGCCGGGCGACAGCCAGCGAGCACTGCAGGCGATGCAGCAGGCCGGCGCCCAGCTGGTTACCCTGTCACAATTTATCGCTGATTGA
- the selD gene encoding selenide, water dikinase SelD: MTSPAIRLTQYSHGAGCGCKISPKVLETILHSEREKFVDPRLLVGNETRDDAAVYDIGNGVGIISTTDFFMPIVDDPFDFGRIAATNAISDVYAMGGKPIMAIAILGWPIATLPPEVAQQVIDGGRFACQQAGIALAGGHSIDAPEPIFGLAVTGVVNTERVKKNSAAQAGATLFLTKPLGIGVLTTAEKKSKLRPEHQGLATEVMCRLNAPGADFAEVAGVTAMTDITGFGLLGHLSEVCQGSGLQATLWFEQVPKLPGVEAYIAEGCVPGGTGRNFDSYGHLVGEMTSLQRQLLCDPQTSGGLLLAVMPEAVAQVQAIAARHGIQLDAIGELHAAVADKPLIEVE, from the coding sequence ATGACATCGCCGGCAATCCGTTTAACCCAGTACAGCCATGGCGCTGGCTGCGGCTGCAAAATCTCACCGAAAGTTCTCGAAACCATTCTGCACAGCGAGCGTGAAAAGTTTGTCGATCCGCGCTTGCTGGTGGGCAATGAAACCCGCGACGACGCGGCGGTGTACGATATTGGCAACGGCGTCGGCATCATCAGCACCACCGACTTCTTTATGCCGATCGTCGACGATCCTTTCGATTTCGGCCGCATCGCCGCCACCAATGCCATCAGCGACGTTTACGCCATGGGCGGCAAACCTATTATGGCCATCGCCATTCTCGGCTGGCCAATTGCCACGCTGCCGCCGGAGGTGGCGCAACAGGTGATCGACGGCGGGCGTTTCGCCTGCCAGCAGGCGGGCATCGCGCTGGCTGGCGGGCACTCTATCGACGCGCCCGAGCCGATCTTCGGCCTGGCGGTCACCGGCGTGGTCAATACCGAGCGGGTCAAGAAAAACAGCGCGGCGCAGGCCGGAGCCACCTTGTTCCTCACCAAACCGCTGGGGATCGGCGTGTTGACCACCGCCGAGAAGAAAAGCAAGCTGCGTCCTGAGCATCAGGGGCTGGCGACCGAAGTGATGTGCCGGCTGAATGCGCCAGGCGCAGATTTCGCCGAAGTGGCCGGGGTGACGGCGATGACCGATATCACCGGCTTCGGGCTGTTGGGCCACCTGAGCGAAGTGTGCCAGGGCTCCGGGCTGCAGGCGACGCTGTGGTTCGAGCAGGTGCCGAAGCTGCCTGGCGTCGAAGCCTACATCGCCGAAGGCTGCGTGCCGGGCGGTACCGGGCGCAACTTCGACAGCTACGGCCATCTGGTGGGCGAAATGACCAGCCTGCAACGCCAGCTGCTGTGCGATCCGCAAACCTCCGGCGGCCTGCTGCTGGCGGTGATGCCGGAGGCTGTGGCGCAGGTGCAGGCGATTGCCGCGCGCCATGGCATTCAGCTCGACGCCATCGGCGAATTGCATGCCGCGGTAGCCGATAAGCCGTTAATTGAGGTCGAATAG
- the xthA gene encoding exodeoxyribonuclease III — protein sequence MKFVSFNINGLRARPHQLAAIIEQHQPDVIGLQETKVHDDMFPLEDVSQYGYHVFYHGQKGHYGVALLTKEQPLAVRRGFPTDDEDAQRRIIMADLATPQGTLTVINGYFPQGESRDHPIKFPAKTRFYQDLQAYLEQQMSVESPVLIMGDMNISHSDFDIGIGEESRKRWLRTGKCSFLPEEREWMDRLLNWGLVDTYRHANPARNDQFSWFDYRSKGFDDNRGLRIDLLLASAPLAARCTATGIDYQIRGMEKPSDHAPVWAEFSL from the coding sequence ATGAAGTTTGTCTCTTTTAATATCAATGGACTGCGTGCGCGTCCGCATCAGCTGGCGGCAATTATCGAACAGCACCAGCCCGACGTTATCGGCCTGCAGGAAACCAAGGTCCACGACGACATGTTCCCGCTCGAAGACGTCAGCCAATATGGTTATCACGTGTTCTATCACGGGCAAAAAGGCCACTACGGCGTCGCCTTGCTGACCAAAGAGCAACCTCTGGCGGTGCGCCGCGGCTTCCCGACTGACGATGAAGACGCACAGCGCCGCATCATCATGGCCGATCTGGCGACCCCACAGGGCACGCTGACGGTGATCAACGGCTATTTCCCGCAGGGCGAAAGCCGCGACCACCCGATCAAATTCCCGGCCAAGACGCGCTTCTACCAGGATTTGCAGGCTTATCTGGAACAACAGATGTCGGTAGAGTCGCCGGTATTGATCATGGGCGACATGAACATCAGCCACAGCGATTTTGATATCGGCATTGGTGAAGAAAGCCGCAAGCGCTGGCTGCGCACCGGTAAATGTTCCTTCCTGCCGGAAGAGCGCGAATGGATGGATCGCCTGCTGAACTGGGGCCTGGTGGATACCTACCGCCACGCCAACCCGGCGCGCAACGACCAGTTCTCGTGGTTCGACTATCGCTCCAAAGGGTTCGACGACAACCGCGGGCTGCGTATCGATCTGCTGTTGGCCAGCGCGCCGCTGGCGGCGCGTTGCACCGCGACCGGCATCGATTACCAGATCCGCGGCATGGAAAAACCGTCCGACCACGCACCGGTTTGGGCCGAGTTTTCGCTGTAA
- a CDS encoding NAD(P)H nitroreductase produces the protein MDALDLLLNRRSASRLAEPAPAGEARQNIINAGLRAPDHGALQPWRFVMIENQGLARFSQLLQAAAKQDQMDEAAIEKATKAPFRAPLIITVVAHCTEETKVPRWEQVVSAGCAVQAMQMAALAQGFNGIWRTGAWTEHPLVREAFGCREQDEIVGFLYLGTPQLKAATKVIAPDSTPFVSYF, from the coding sequence ATGGATGCACTGGATCTGTTACTGAATCGCCGCTCGGCCTCACGGCTGGCGGAACCGGCGCCGGCGGGCGAAGCGCGCCAGAACATCATCAACGCGGGCCTGCGTGCGCCCGATCACGGCGCGCTGCAGCCGTGGCGTTTCGTGATGATCGAAAATCAGGGTCTGGCGCGTTTCAGTCAATTGTTACAAGCTGCTGCGAAACAGGATCAGATGGACGAGGCGGCGATTGAAAAGGCCACCAAGGCGCCGTTCCGCGCTCCGTTGATCATTACCGTCGTGGCGCACTGCACCGAAGAAACCAAGGTACCGCGTTGGGAACAGGTGGTGTCCGCCGGCTGTGCGGTGCAGGCGATGCAAATGGCGGCGCTGGCGCAGGGGTTTAACGGCATATGGCGCACCGGCGCCTGGACTGAACACCCGTTGGTGCGTGAAGCCTTCGGCTGCCGTGAGCAGGATGAGATTGTCGGTTTCCTGTATCTGGGCACGCCGCAGCTGAAAGCCGCGACCAAAGTGATCGCGCCGGACAGCACGCCTTTCGTCAGCTACTTCTGA
- a CDS encoding DNA topoisomerase III, translated as MRLFIAEKPSLARAIADVLPKPHRRGDGFIACGGNDVVTWCVGHLLEQAQPDAYDSRYARWSLADLPIIPEKWRLQPRPSVSKQLNAIKKLLLEADEVVHAGDPDREGQLLVDEVLDYLDLTAEKRQNVRRCLINDLNPQAVERAVERLRDNRDFIPLCVSALARSRADWLYGINMTRAYTLLGRNAGYDGVLSVGRVQTPVLGLVVRRDEEIENFVSKDFFEVKAHIVTPKDERFVALWQPSDSCEPYQDEEGRLLHRPLAEHVLKRIEGQPALVTSYNDKRESDTAPLPFSLSTLQIEAARRFNLSAQQVLDVCQRLYETHKLITYPRSDCRYLPEEHFAGRHAVLNAISVHQPEMYPQPVIDSDRRNRCWDDKKVDAHHAIIPTARASKVNLTQDESNVYGLVARQYLMQFCPDAMFRKCVIELDIAGGKFIAKARFLAEAGWRTLLGSKERDEENEGAPLPVVAKDDELLCERGEVVERQTQPPRPFTDASLLSAMTGIARFVQDKALKKILRATDGLGTEATRAGIIELLFKRAFLYKKGRYIHSSETGRALIHSLPDLAARPDMTANWEATLTQISEKSCRYQDFMQPLVGTLQELIYQAKQSRASMAFRGLPPPPSAGGKKRRKSAGKAQEKSE; from the coding sequence ATGCGACTGTTTATAGCCGAGAAACCGAGTTTGGCGCGCGCCATTGCCGACGTTCTTCCCAAGCCTCACCGCCGCGGTGACGGCTTTATCGCCTGCGGGGGCAACGATGTCGTGACCTGGTGCGTCGGCCACCTGCTGGAGCAGGCGCAGCCCGATGCCTACGACAGCCGCTATGCACGCTGGTCGTTGGCGGATCTGCCGATCATTCCGGAAAAATGGCGGCTACAACCGCGTCCTTCGGTCAGCAAGCAGTTGAACGCCATCAAAAAACTACTGCTCGAAGCCGATGAGGTGGTACACGCCGGTGACCCGGATCGCGAAGGGCAGCTGTTGGTGGACGAGGTGCTGGACTATCTGGATTTAACCGCGGAAAAGCGTCAGAACGTCCGCCGCTGCCTGATTAACGACCTCAACCCGCAGGCGGTGGAGCGCGCCGTCGAGCGGCTGCGCGACAACCGTGATTTTATCCCGCTGTGCGTATCGGCGCTGGCGCGTTCGCGCGCTGACTGGTTGTACGGCATCAATATGACCCGCGCTTATACCCTGTTGGGGCGCAACGCCGGCTACGATGGCGTGCTGTCGGTGGGGCGGGTGCAGACGCCGGTGTTGGGGCTGGTGGTGCGGCGCGACGAAGAAATAGAAAACTTCGTCTCGAAGGATTTTTTCGAAGTCAAAGCGCACATCGTTACGCCCAAAGACGAGCGTTTTGTCGCGCTTTGGCAGCCCAGCGACTCTTGCGAGCCGTATCAGGACGAAGAAGGCCGCTTGCTGCACCGGCCGCTGGCGGAGCACGTGCTCAAACGCATCGAGGGCCAGCCGGCGCTGGTGACCTCTTATAATGATAAACGGGAATCAGATACCGCGCCGCTGCCGTTCTCGCTGTCGACGCTGCAGATAGAAGCCGCCAGGCGTTTTAACCTCAGCGCGCAGCAGGTGCTGGACGTTTGCCAACGGCTGTATGAAACCCACAAGCTGATTACCTATCCGCGTTCCGATTGCCGCTATCTGCCGGAGGAACATTTCGCCGGGCGACATGCGGTGCTGAACGCCATCAGCGTGCACCAGCCGGAGATGTACCCACAGCCGGTGATCGACAGCGATCGTCGCAACCGCTGCTGGGACGATAAAAAGGTCGATGCCCACCACGCCATTATCCCCACCGCCCGCGCCAGCAAAGTTAACCTGACGCAGGATGAGTCGAACGTTTACGGGCTGGTGGCGCGCCAATACCTGATGCAGTTTTGCCCGGATGCGATGTTCCGCAAATGCGTCATTGAGCTGGACATCGCCGGCGGCAAATTCATCGCCAAAGCGCGTTTTCTGGCCGAGGCCGGCTGGCGCACCTTGTTGGGCAGCAAGGAGCGCGACGAAGAGAACGAAGGCGCGCCGTTGCCGGTGGTGGCGAAGGATGACGAACTGCTGTGCGAGCGGGGCGAGGTGGTTGAGCGCCAGACGCAGCCGCCGCGGCCGTTCACCGACGCCAGTTTGCTGTCGGCAATGACCGGTATTGCGCGTTTCGTTCAAGATAAAGCGTTAAAGAAAATCCTGCGGGCGACCGATGGTTTAGGAACGGAAGCCACGCGAGCGGGGATCATCGAGCTGCTGTTCAAGCGTGCGTTTCTTTACAAGAAGGGGCGCTATATTCACTCCAGCGAGACCGGCCGCGCGTTGATCCACTCGTTGCCGGACCTTGCCGCGCGTCCTGACATGACGGCGAACTGGGAGGCCACGCTGACGCAAATCAGTGAGAAATCCTGCCGTTATCAGGACTTTATGCAGCCGCTGGTTGGCACTTTGCAGGAACTGATTTATCAGGCCAAGCAGAGCCGGGCGAGTATGGCGTTTCGTGGTTTGCCGCCGCCGCCTTCAGCTGGCGGCAAAAAGCGCAGGAAGAGCGCCGGCAAGGCGCAGGAGAAGAGTGAATGA
- the mnmH gene encoding tRNA 2-selenouridine(34) synthase MnmH yields MLTVQGRPDTDDYRRIFLQDVPLIDLRAPVEFQQGAFANALNLPLMNDGERQAVGTCYKQQGQQAAITLGHSLVNGRLREQRTAAWLEQCARWPQGYLYCFRGGLRSQLVQQWLREAGVHYPRIAGGYKALRHFLLTTLAQSAELPMVLVGGNTGSGKTLLVNALADGVDLEGAARHRGSSFGRTLAGQSSQIDFENRLAVLLLKKQHGGCRRWVLEDEGRIIGSNNLPLPLFNGMQLAPVAVIDDPFETRLARLQAEYIDGMRAQFEQAYGEAAGWLRYDEYLHQGLFAIRRRLGMERFQQLTQRLEAALQQQRLSGSGDAHRAWLEPLLQHYYDPMYQFQLEKKSRRIAFRGNYAEVREFLMTYSHKNGE; encoded by the coding sequence GTGCTCACTGTGCAGGGAAGGCCGGACACTGACGATTACCGACGTATTTTTTTGCAGGACGTCCCGTTGATCGACCTGCGTGCGCCGGTCGAATTTCAGCAAGGGGCATTCGCCAATGCGCTGAATCTGCCGCTGATGAACGACGGCGAAAGGCAGGCGGTGGGCACCTGTTATAAACAGCAGGGGCAGCAGGCGGCGATTACGCTGGGCCACAGCCTGGTGAACGGCAGGCTGCGCGAGCAACGCACCGCGGCCTGGCTGGAACAGTGCGCGCGGTGGCCGCAAGGCTATCTCTACTGCTTCCGCGGCGGTTTGCGTTCGCAACTGGTGCAGCAGTGGCTGCGCGAGGCCGGCGTGCACTATCCGCGCATCGCCGGCGGCTATAAGGCGCTGCGCCATTTCCTGTTGACCACGCTGGCGCAAAGCGCCGAGTTGCCGATGGTGCTGGTCGGCGGCAATACCGGCAGCGGCAAAACGCTGCTGGTCAACGCGTTGGCCGACGGCGTCGATCTGGAAGGGGCGGCGCGCCATCGCGGGTCATCTTTTGGCCGAACGCTGGCCGGGCAGAGCTCACAGATTGATTTTGAGAATCGTCTGGCTGTGTTGTTGCTGAAAAAACAGCATGGTGGCTGCCGCCGCTGGGTCCTGGAGGATGAGGGGCGCATTATCGGCAGCAACAACCTGCCGCTGCCGCTGTTCAACGGCATGCAGCTGGCGCCGGTGGCGGTGATTGACGACCCGTTCGAGACGCGCTTGGCGCGCCTGCAGGCTGAGTATATCGACGGCATGCGCGCGCAGTTCGAGCAGGCGTATGGCGAGGCGGCGGGCTGGCTGCGCTACGATGAATATTTGCACCAGGGGCTGTTCGCCATCCGCCGCCGGCTGGGCATGGAGCGCTTCCAGCAGCTGACGCAGCGCCTGGAGGCCGCGCTGCAGCAGCAGCGCCTCAGCGGCAGCGGTGATGCGCATCGGGCATGGCTGGAGCCGTTGCTGCAGCATTACTACGATCCGATGTATCAGTTCCAATTGGAAAAGAAATCCCGCCGGATTGCGTTCCGCGGGAATTATGCTGAAGTAAGAGAATTCCTGATGACGTACAGCCATAAAAACGGTGAATAA
- a CDS encoding DUF1496 domain-containing protein, with amino-acid sequence MKLRLLILAAGVGLFSGTVGASGSVDVVLPVSPEIWGTAKNAAAQPAAQPCSRCCIYQNQNYSEGAVLKIEGEVLQCVRDHNLVGTNPLIWVRLKK; translated from the coding sequence ATGAAACTGCGATTACTGATATTGGCGGCGGGAGTTGGGTTGTTTTCAGGCACCGTGGGCGCCAGCGGGAGCGTGGATGTGGTGTTGCCGGTTTCCCCCGAGATCTGGGGGACGGCGAAAAACGCCGCTGCACAGCCGGCAGCTCAACCCTGCAGCCGCTGCTGCATTTATCAGAATCAGAATTATTCCGAAGGGGCGGTGCTTAAAATCGAGGGGGAGGTGCTGCAGTGCGTGCGGGACCATAACCTGGTCGGCACCAATCCGTTGATTTGGGTACGCCTGAAAAAGTGA
- a CDS encoding pyrimidine (deoxy)nucleoside triphosphate diphosphatase → MKIIDVVAAIIEKDGKILLAQRGAGGDQAGRWEFPGGKVEAGESQTQALARELDEELGIQASVGSYVASNPWQQAERTIRLHAWRVGAFSGELQLRCHAEFVWVTPQQAQHYDLAPADIPLLDAYIAAQRSAR, encoded by the coding sequence ATGAAAATCATCGATGTTGTAGCCGCCATTATTGAAAAAGACGGCAAAATTTTGCTGGCGCAGCGCGGCGCCGGCGGCGATCAGGCCGGCCGATGGGAGTTTCCGGGCGGCAAGGTTGAAGCGGGTGAAAGCCAGACACAGGCGCTGGCGCGTGAACTGGATGAAGAGTTAGGCATTCAGGCCAGCGTGGGCAGTTACGTCGCCAGCAACCCATGGCAGCAAGCCGAGCGCACCATCCGGCTGCACGCCTGGCGCGTAGGCGCATTCAGCGGCGAACTGCAGCTGCGCTGCCATGCGGAATTCGTCTGGGTGACGCCGCAGCAGGCGCAGCACTACGATCTGGCGCCGGCGGATATTCCCCTGCTGGACGCCTATATTGCCGCTCAGCGCTCAGCGCGCTGA
- a CDS encoding LOG family protein: MRNNICVFCGASEGVNPAYADHARLLGQTLAAQGRRLIYGGGKKGLMGIVADAVLAAGGEAVGIIPERLVEAETAHRGLTELEVVPDMHTRKARMAALADGFIALPGGIGTLEELFEIWTWGQIGYHSKPVGLLNVNDFYRPLNNFLEHVADQGFMRHDYLGTMHISESAQTLLQQFDDYQPKNYDRWAK, encoded by the coding sequence ATGCGTAACAACATCTGCGTTTTTTGTGGCGCCAGCGAAGGCGTTAACCCTGCTTATGCCGATCACGCCCGTCTGCTGGGCCAGACCCTCGCCGCTCAGGGCCGGCGCCTGATCTATGGCGGCGGTAAAAAAGGCCTGATGGGGATCGTCGCCGATGCGGTGCTGGCGGCCGGCGGCGAGGCCGTAGGCATCATCCCTGAAAGGCTGGTTGAAGCGGAAACGGCACACCGGGGGTTGACCGAGCTGGAGGTCGTTCCCGACATGCACACCCGCAAGGCCCGCATGGCGGCGCTGGCGGACGGGTTTATTGCCCTGCCGGGCGGTATCGGCACGCTGGAGGAGCTGTTCGAAATCTGGACCTGGGGGCAAATTGGCTATCACAGCAAGCCGGTCGGGCTATTGAACGTCAACGACTTCTACCGGCCGCTGAACAATTTCCTTGAGCACGTCGCCGATCAGGGGTTCATGCGTCACGATTATCTGGGCACCATGCATATTAGTGAGTCCGCACAAACGCTGCTGCAACAGTTTGACGATTACCAACCCAAAAATTACGATCGCTGGGCAAAATAA
- the ansA gene encoding asparaginase, whose translation MQKKSIYVAYTGGTIGMQRSDHGYIPVSGHLQRQLALMPEFHRPEMPDFTIHEYAPLIDSSDMTPEDWQHIADDIKQNYHRYDGFVILHGTDTMAFTASALSFMLENLAKPVIVTGSQIPLAELRSDGQTNLLNALYLAANHPVNEVSLFFNNKLFRGNRTTKAHADGFDAFASPNLPPLLEAGIHIRRQNGIDSPVCNGELQVHDITPQPIGVVTIYPGISGAVVRNFLLQPVKALILRSYGVGNAPQKPELIDELRDASERGIVVVNLTQCISGRVNMEGYATGNALAHAGVISGFDMTVEAALTKLHYLLSQPLTPKQIRSLMQQDLRGELSISG comes from the coding sequence ATGCAAAAGAAATCCATTTACGTCGCCTATACCGGCGGCACCATCGGCATGCAGCGCTCCGATCACGGCTATATCCCGGTTTCTGGCCATCTGCAGCGCCAGCTGGCGCTGATGCCGGAATTCCATCGGCCTGAAATGCCGGATTTCACCATCCACGAATATGCCCCGCTGATCGACTCTTCCGACATGACGCCGGAAGACTGGCAGCATATCGCCGACGACATTAAGCAGAATTACCACCGTTACGACGGCTTTGTAATTTTGCACGGCACCGATACCATGGCCTTCACCGCCTCGGCGCTGTCGTTTATGCTGGAAAACCTGGCCAAGCCGGTGATCGTGACCGGCTCGCAGATCCCGCTGGCGGAGCTGCGCTCAGACGGCCAGACCAACCTGCTGAATGCGCTGTATCTGGCGGCCAACCATCCGGTGAACGAGGTCAGCCTGTTCTTCAACAACAAGCTGTTCCGCGGTAACCGCACCACCAAAGCGCATGCCGACGGCTTCGACGCCTTCGCCTCGCCCAACCTGCCGCCGCTGCTGGAGGCCGGCATCCACATCCGCCGTCAGAACGGCATCGACAGCCCGGTCTGCAACGGCGAGCTGCAGGTGCACGACATTACGCCGCAGCCGATCGGCGTGGTGACCATTTACCCGGGGATTTCCGGCGCGGTGGTGCGCAACTTCCTGCTGCAGCCGGTTAAGGCGCTGATCCTGCGCTCCTACGGCGTGGGCAACGCGCCGCAGAAACCCGAACTGATCGATGAGCTGCGCGACGCCTCCGAACGCGGCATCGTGGTGGTGAATCTGACGCAGTGCATTTCCGGCCGGGTGAATATGGAAGGCTACGCTACCGGCAATGCGCTGGCGCATGCCGGGGTGATCAGCGGTTTCGACATGACGGTGGAAGCCGCGTTGACTAAACTGCACTATCTGCTCAGCCAACCGCTGACGCCAAAGCAAATCCGCAGCCTGATGCAGCAAGACCTGCGCGGCGAACTGAGCATTAGCGGTTAA
- the sppA gene encoding signal peptide peptidase SppA, giving the protein MRTLWQIIAGIFRWTWRLLNFIRELILNLFLVLLILIGVGIYLSFQSSTTPTVPARGALLVDLSGVVVDQPSMNNKVRQWGRELLGASSNRLQENSLFDVVDSIRKAKDDKNITGMVLQLNDFAGADQPSLQYIGKALREFRDSGKPIFAIGDSYNQTQYYLASYANKVYLSPQGAVDLHGFATNNLYYKSLLEMLKVTTNIFRVGTYKSAVEPLIRDDMSPAAREADSRWIGGLWQNYLATVAANRQLTPQQLFPGAAGVLSGLQAAGGDTARFALDNKLVDELASRTVIENQLVKTFGWDKQANDFNAISIYDYQPKAAADQGGKIAVIFANGAIMDGQQTPGSVGGDTTASELRQARLDPAVKAVILRVNSPGGSVSASEVIRSELAAVRAAGKPVVVSMGGMAASGGYWISTPADYIIASPSTLTGSIGIFGIINTYEQTLDSIGVHTDGVATSPLADIAVTKALPAEFSQMMQLNIENGYKNFIDLVAKARKMTPQQVDQIAQGHVWLGSDAKANGLVDQLGDFDDAVKKAAELAKLKQWQLNWFVDTPSLSDMVLSQFGVSIHAMLPTAIQAMLPAPLASVAMAVKEQPGLFNNLNDPQNRYAICLTCGEVR; this is encoded by the coding sequence ATGCGCACATTGTGGCAAATTATTGCCGGCATATTCAGGTGGACATGGCGTCTGCTGAACTTTATCAGGGAACTGATCCTTAACCTGTTCCTGGTGTTGCTGATCCTGATTGGGGTCGGCATTTATCTGTCCTTCCAAAGCTCCACCACCCCAACGGTGCCGGCGCGCGGCGCGCTGCTGGTAGATCTGAGCGGCGTGGTGGTCGATCAACCTTCGATGAACAACAAGGTGCGCCAATGGGGCCGCGAGCTGCTCGGCGCGTCCAGCAACCGCCTGCAGGAAAACTCCCTGTTCGACGTGGTTGACAGCATTCGCAAGGCCAAAGACGACAAAAACATTACCGGCATGGTATTGCAGTTGAATGACTTCGCCGGCGCCGATCAGCCTTCCCTGCAGTACATCGGCAAGGCATTGCGCGAATTCCGCGACAGCGGCAAGCCTATCTTCGCCATCGGCGACAGCTACAACCAGACGCAATACTACCTGGCCAGCTACGCCAACAAGGTCTATCTGTCGCCGCAGGGCGCGGTCGATCTGCACGGTTTCGCCACCAACAACCTGTACTACAAGTCGTTGTTGGAGATGCTCAAGGTCACCACCAACATTTTCCGCGTCGGTACCTATAAATCGGCGGTCGAACCGCTGATCCGCGACGATATGTCACCGGCGGCGCGTGAAGCGGACAGCCGCTGGATCGGCGGCCTGTGGCAGAACTATCTGGCTACCGTGGCGGCCAACCGCCAGCTGACGCCGCAACAGCTGTTCCCAGGCGCCGCCGGCGTGCTGAGCGGCTTGCAGGCGGCAGGCGGCGATACCGCCCGCTTCGCGCTGGACAACAAGCTGGTGGATGAGCTGGCGTCACGTACCGTGATTGAAAATCAGCTGGTGAAAACCTTCGGCTGGGATAAGCAGGCCAATGATTTCAACGCCATCAGCATCTACGATTATCAGCCGAAGGCGGCGGCGGATCAGGGCGGCAAAATCGCCGTGATCTTCGCCAACGGCGCTATCATGGATGGCCAGCAGACGCCGGGCAGCGTAGGTGGCGACACCACCGCCTCAGAGCTGCGCCAGGCGCGCCTGGACCCGGCCGTCAAGGCGGTGATATTGCGTGTCAACAGCCCTGGCGGCAGCGTCAGCGCCTCTGAAGTGATCCGTTCCGAGCTGGCCGCGGTGCGCGCCGCCGGCAAACCCGTGGTGGTCTCTATGGGCGGCATGGCGGCTTCCGGCGGTTATTGGATCTCGACCCCGGCAGACTACATCATCGCCAGCCCGAGCACCCTGACCGGTTCCATCGGCATCTTCGGCATCATCAACACCTATGAGCAGACGCTCGACAGCATTGGCGTGCATACCGACGGCGTGGCGACTTCGCCATTGGCCGATATCGCGGTCACCAAGGCGCTGCCGGCGGAGTTCTCGCAGATGATGCAGTTGAACATCGAAAACGGTTACAAGAACTTTATCGATCTGGTGGCTAAGGCGCGCAAAATGACGCCGCAGCAGGTAGACCAAATCGCTCAGGGCCACGTCTGGCTAGGCAGCGATGCCAAAGCCAACGGCCTGGTCGACCAGTTGGGCGACTTCGACGACGCAGTGAAGAAAGCGGCCGAGCTGGCCAAGCTGAAACAGTGGCAGCTGAACTGGTTCGTCGATACCCCAAGCCTTAGCGATATGGTGCTCAGCCAGTTCGGCGTGTCGATTCACGCCATGCTGCCAACGGCCATTCAGGCCATGCTGCCTGCGCCGCTGGCGTCTGTCGCCATGGCGGTGAAAGAGCAACCGGGCCTGTTCAACAATCTGAACGACCCGCAAAACCGTTACGCCATCTGTTTGACCTGCGGAGAAGTCCGCTAA